A single Arcanobacterium canis DNA region contains:
- a CDS encoding dimethyl sulfoxide reductase anchor subunit family protein — protein MNVHELPMIIFTVVAQMSIGAFWALGAIQLLGRLRRISVRDVDAITDVAMYAVGPLLVAGFIAAFFHLNDPFHAIYTMNHLGSSWLSRELIFGVLFGGAGFVFALVQWFNLLSRTLRDILAGIVSLFGLGLLISMSGVYYATVTVPAWNTFAVVVFFFASALLTGPLGVAVALLVRWGKDPIASVKRSKPRELVQSQVSLVRESLQWLTGTAAVAGVVILATYPLYLLYLAQTNNATRHVAQEISGPFLAVRLLLLGGAVVIAGVFAFARAKLSQAANVALVSLIVLALVLAFASEIMGRSLHYDGLWHAGLNTWQLIGD, from the coding sequence ATGAATGTTCACGAACTTCCAATGATCATCTTTACGGTGGTCGCCCAAATGTCGATCGGCGCATTCTGGGCACTCGGTGCGATTCAGCTCCTTGGCCGACTGCGCCGTATCAGCGTTCGCGATGTTGATGCGATCACTGACGTGGCAATGTACGCTGTAGGGCCGTTGCTCGTGGCGGGATTCATTGCGGCGTTCTTCCATCTCAATGATCCGTTCCATGCGATCTATACGATGAATCACCTCGGTTCGTCGTGGCTGAGCCGCGAACTTATTTTCGGCGTTCTGTTCGGGGGAGCGGGCTTCGTCTTTGCACTTGTGCAGTGGTTCAATCTGCTGAGCCGTACACTGCGTGACATCCTGGCAGGGATCGTGTCCCTATTTGGGCTCGGACTCCTGATTTCGATGAGCGGTGTCTACTACGCAACGGTGACAGTTCCCGCATGGAATACCTTTGCTGTTGTGGTCTTCTTCTTCGCATCAGCGTTGCTCACTGGCCCTCTTGGAGTGGCAGTGGCACTGCTTGTGCGCTGGGGTAAGGATCCTATTGCTTCTGTAAAGAGGAGCAAGCCGCGTGAACTGGTGCAGAGCCAGGTGTCGCTCGTACGTGAGTCTCTTCAGTGGTTGACCGGCACTGCCGCCGTTGCCGGCGTCGTGATCCTGGCAACGTATCCGCTTTACCTGCTCTATCTAGCGCAAACTAATAACGCAACGCGCCACGTTGCACAGGAGATTTCAGGCCCGTTCTTGGCAGTCAGGCTTCTCCTTCTCGGCGGGGCAGTTGTTATCGCTGGTGTGTTCGCCTTCGCTCGGGCAAAGCTGTCCCAGGCTGCGAACGTGGCGCTCGTATCTCTCATTGTGCTCGCACTGGTACTCGCATTCGCGTCGGAGATCATGGGACGTTCACTGCACTACGATGGTCTGTGGCATGCAGGTTTGAACACCTGGCAACTCATCGGTGACTGA
- a CDS encoding TorD/DmsD family molecular chaperone, with product MNILSSDVSELDAIAAALLVCGRLQIQPADAETRSQVREMIDEWPLRVQGNERFSQARKEILASANETDDVVVHDHDTLYGISAGCKVAPFESVHRGQDGLVFDVETLQVRDAYRALGFEAPALNTEPDDHIGLELDFVARGCHLAIESGDVASLREVARFSEDHLLTWAPAMLEEARQQASTHWMRGMITLTIDAVFHWQDYLVEHHLIAGAVQLRDCDV from the coding sequence ATGAACATACTCAGTAGTGACGTGTCGGAGCTTGACGCTATCGCGGCGGCACTTTTGGTTTGTGGACGTCTTCAAATACAACCAGCGGATGCTGAGACGCGTTCGCAGGTGCGTGAGATGATTGACGAATGGCCACTTCGTGTGCAGGGCAACGAACGGTTCTCACAAGCGCGCAAGGAGATTCTTGCGTCGGCAAATGAGACAGACGACGTCGTCGTCCATGATCACGACACTCTGTACGGAATCTCTGCTGGCTGCAAAGTTGCTCCGTTCGAGTCTGTTCACCGTGGTCAGGATGGCCTTGTCTTCGATGTCGAGACCTTACAAGTTCGAGATGCGTATCGAGCGCTGGGATTCGAAGCACCTGCTTTAAACACTGAACCGGACGATCACATTGGTCTCGAACTTGATTTCGTGGCACGTGGATGCCATCTCGCGATTGAGAGTGGTGATGTTGCGTCCCTGCGTGAAGTTGCGAGGTTCTCTGAAGATCACCTACTGACGTGGGCGCCAGCAATGCTTGAGGAAGCTCGCCAACAGGCGTCCACTCACTGGATGCGCGGGATGATCACACTGACGATTGACGCTGTGTTTCACTGGCAGGACTACCTTGTCGAACACCATCTGATCGCAGGTGCTGTTCAGCTGCGTGATTGCGATGTCTGA
- the moaC gene encoding cyclic pyranopterin monophosphate synthase MoaC, protein MKFTHLDSRGEAYMVDVTAKTPTVRTATAIGKVECSPQVMNALRNGTVPKGDVLAVARIAGLAAAKKVPDLLPLAHTIAVHGAEVKVSLEDTHVALSATVRTADRTGVEMEALTAVSVAALAVVDMVKGVDRSAQIAQCMIVHKAGGRSGEWWREGFEPDAEA, encoded by the coding sequence ATGAAATTCACCCATTTAGATTCACGCGGTGAAGCGTACATGGTCGATGTCACCGCAAAAACGCCCACGGTGCGTACAGCGACGGCGATTGGAAAAGTGGAGTGCTCGCCACAGGTCATGAACGCTCTACGCAACGGGACTGTCCCTAAAGGGGACGTCCTTGCGGTTGCGCGAATTGCAGGTCTTGCCGCGGCGAAAAAGGTTCCTGATCTCCTTCCGCTAGCCCACACGATCGCTGTGCATGGTGCTGAGGTGAAAGTCTCGCTTGAAGACACCCATGTGGCGCTGTCGGCGACAGTGCGCACTGCGGACCGTACAGGCGTGGAAATGGAAGCGCTCACGGCGGTGAGTGTCGCTGCACTCGCGGTGGTCGATATGGTCAAAGGTGTTGACCGAAGTGCGCAAATCGCCCAGTGCATGATTGTGCATAAAGCGGGTGGACGTTCCGGTGAATGGTGGCGCGAGGGTTTTGAACCCGACGCTGAAGCATAA
- a CDS encoding Sec-independent protein translocase family protein has protein sequence MFGISGTEFIILLIVGVIVLGPSRAAQAILALQRAIEKARGWSAQLREQTAQYRQAGDSTTGDLNDALSAFSPRGLDPRRMIKDAVAEEMQLWLKETKLDQIPSTTQKEK, from the coding sequence ATGTTCGGCATTAGCGGCACAGAGTTCATTATTTTGCTTATTGTGGGCGTGATCGTTCTTGGCCCATCGCGTGCCGCACAAGCAATCCTTGCCCTTCAACGTGCGATTGAGAAGGCTCGTGGTTGGTCAGCACAACTTCGTGAGCAAACTGCTCAGTACCGCCAAGCAGGTGACAGCACTACGGGCGACCTGAATGATGCTCTGAGCGCGTTCTCTCCTCGTGGCCTAGATCCACGACGCATGATCAAAGATGCCGTAGCCGAAGAGATGCAGTTATGGCTCAAAGAAACCAAACTTGACCAGATTCCCTCAACGACTCAAAAGGAGAAATAA
- a CDS encoding HesA/MoeB/ThiF family protein gives MTQNDRYDRHLNLAGFNSDAQEKIENARVAVIGTGGLGSPVLLYLAAAGIGTLGLIDNDLVDTSNLQRQVIHDTPRAGMEKTFSAAQSIRALNPSVEVLAMQKQLTPQNARETLDSYDIVVDCSDNFPTRYLVDEVCESLSIPHVWGAVTAYYGQVSVFAHDGNSRLHDLYPYTEDFSQLPSPAEKGTFGPMCGMVGSLMAGETVKMITGIGQPLIGRIALIDTESGTLRTVSINK, from the coding sequence ATGACACAAAATGATCGTTATGACCGCCATCTGAATCTTGCAGGATTTAATTCCGATGCGCAGGAAAAAATCGAGAACGCGCGAGTCGCGGTGATTGGGACGGGAGGCTTGGGCTCGCCAGTCCTTTTATATCTGGCTGCAGCTGGTATTGGAACACTGGGGCTCATTGACAACGATTTGGTTGACACCTCGAATTTGCAACGTCAAGTCATTCATGACACTCCTCGTGCGGGGATGGAGAAGACTTTCAGCGCGGCGCAGTCGATTCGAGCGCTCAATCCGTCAGTTGAGGTTCTCGCCATGCAAAAGCAGCTCACGCCTCAAAACGCTCGTGAGACACTTGACTCCTACGACATCGTGGTTGACTGTTCCGATAATTTTCCAACGCGCTACCTAGTCGATGAGGTGTGTGAGTCACTGTCGATTCCCCACGTATGGGGAGCAGTCACTGCGTACTACGGGCAGGTGAGCGTATTTGCCCACGACGGCAACTCACGCCTGCACGATCTTTACCCGTACACGGAAGATTTTTCACAATTGCCGTCACCGGCAGAAAAAGGAACGTTCGGGCCGATGTGCGGCATGGTTGGTTCCCTCATGGCAGGAGAGACCGTGAAAATGATCACGGGAATAGGCCAGCCACTTATCGGCAGAATTGCCCTGATCGATACCGAATCTGGCACTCTTCGGACTGTCTCAATCAACAAATGA
- the tatA gene encoding twin-arginine translocase TatA/TatE family subunit, with product MKPMHLLVVIVVVIIIFGASKLPSIAKSIGQSAKILKKEMKELQDDVPPEKIDKPNTTDETK from the coding sequence ATGAAGCCCATGCATTTGCTGGTTGTGATCGTCGTCGTCATCATTATTTTTGGGGCCTCGAAACTGCCGTCGATCGCGAAGTCGATCGGGCAGAGCGCCAAGATCCTCAAGAAGGAAATGAAGGAGCTACAAGATGACGTTCCTCCGGAAAAGATTGATAAGCCCAACACCACCGACGAGACAAAGTAA
- the glp gene encoding molybdopterin molybdotransferase MoeA: MKTVEEHFSDVLALAHPTQIEYVSLEQAWGRTLAANLTARYPVPPFTNAAMDGFAVRCDDVNVGQPLAVVADTAAGDSAGELTEPATAVRIMTGAPIPAGADAVVRVEDTIDAEKNMLPTAPTQVVPTSNVLRGANVRFQGEDVAVGDPVLERGTRLSPTHVSALASVGYGQVPVHKRVRVTVISTGHELRAPGEDLLPGQIPDSNSLLVAGLLRECHADIHIRSVASDQNGTFAEAFDKAAAESDLVITTGGVSMGAFDVVKATLTSRGIAFAPVAMQPGKPQGWGSAGKTAVLCLPGNPVSVFVSMQLFALPLVRAMQGGIVDDVYCHTEVAAAGTGWKHKIGRTQFMPARIRDGHIYPASAGGSGSHLVASLPRAHVLAITPADHGNVCAGDDVRFLRYAL; this comes from the coding sequence ATGAAGACTGTTGAAGAACATTTCTCAGATGTCTTGGCCCTTGCTCATCCGACACAGATTGAGTACGTCTCGCTGGAACAGGCATGGGGCCGTACTCTCGCAGCTAATCTCACCGCGCGTTATCCTGTCCCACCATTTACCAACGCGGCAATGGACGGGTTCGCTGTGCGTTGCGATGACGTCAACGTTGGACAACCGCTGGCCGTCGTCGCTGACACTGCTGCCGGAGACAGTGCGGGTGAGTTAACTGAACCCGCAACTGCAGTACGCATCATGACTGGTGCGCCGATACCAGCCGGAGCTGACGCTGTTGTGAGAGTGGAAGATACCATCGACGCCGAAAAGAACATGTTGCCAACAGCGCCCACTCAGGTGGTGCCAACCTCAAACGTCTTACGCGGAGCAAATGTGCGCTTCCAAGGCGAAGACGTTGCAGTCGGCGATCCTGTCCTTGAACGTGGCACACGTTTGTCTCCCACCCACGTGAGCGCACTCGCGAGCGTGGGATACGGGCAAGTGCCAGTTCACAAACGTGTGAGAGTGACGGTCATTTCCACCGGTCACGAATTGCGAGCACCGGGTGAGGACCTTCTGCCTGGGCAGATTCCCGATTCCAATAGCCTGCTTGTGGCGGGGCTGTTGCGCGAATGCCACGCCGACATCCATATTCGCTCTGTTGCCTCAGATCAGAACGGCACTTTTGCGGAGGCTTTCGACAAAGCGGCTGCGGAATCGGACCTGGTGATCACAACGGGTGGAGTGAGTATGGGGGCTTTCGACGTCGTGAAAGCGACGTTGACATCTCGTGGAATCGCTTTCGCTCCGGTGGCAATGCAACCCGGAAAACCGCAAGGATGGGGAAGTGCCGGAAAGACTGCGGTGCTATGTCTGCCGGGTAATCCTGTGAGTGTTTTTGTTTCAATGCAACTTTTCGCTCTCCCTCTGGTTCGTGCGATGCAGGGGGGAATCGTTGACGACGTGTACTGCCATACCGAAGTTGCCGCAGCTGGAACAGGATGGAAACACAAGATCGGCAGGACTCAGTTTATGCCCGCACGTATTCGTGATGGCCACATCTATCCAGCCTCCGCGGGAGGGTCAGGATCTCACCTTGTGGCCTCGTTACCGCGCGCTCATGTCCTTGCTATCACACCCGCTGACCACGGAAACGTCTGTGCTGGAGACGATGTTCGATTCCTGCGCTATGCCCTATGA
- the tatC gene encoding twin-arginine translocase subunit TatC, translated as MGILAHIREARKRLIYSLLGVGVGAIAGWNLYDPVMEFIQRPLLESGTNAVLNFPTVGSAFDLKLRVSLWLGMLLSAPWWIAQVSIFVAPALKRKEKLYVVAFSLVGALLFACGAGIGIWMAPRAVEILQSFVPSGSATFLQANAYVSFYMHLVLAFGLSFLTPEILVLLNFLGILSARTMLRGWRWATVVAFVFAAVANPLPSPWPMVIQAFVLLALYLIAVGISWIHDRRQ; from the coding sequence ATGGGCATTCTCGCCCATATCAGAGAAGCCCGTAAGCGTTTGATCTATTCGCTTCTCGGCGTCGGGGTAGGGGCAATCGCAGGCTGGAATCTCTACGACCCAGTCATGGAGTTTATTCAACGCCCGCTCCTGGAGAGTGGGACGAATGCCGTGTTGAACTTCCCGACGGTGGGTTCTGCGTTTGATCTCAAGCTACGAGTGTCACTCTGGTTGGGAATGTTGCTATCCGCTCCGTGGTGGATCGCTCAAGTGAGCATCTTCGTAGCACCAGCGCTCAAACGCAAAGAAAAACTCTACGTCGTTGCGTTTTCACTAGTCGGCGCACTGCTCTTTGCATGTGGGGCTGGGATCGGCATCTGGATGGCTCCGCGTGCAGTGGAGATACTGCAATCGTTTGTGCCTTCTGGGTCTGCGACATTCTTGCAAGCTAACGCTTACGTGTCGTTCTATATGCATCTCGTCTTGGCATTCGGGCTGTCGTTCCTGACTCCCGAAATCCTCGTTTTGTTGAACTTCCTCGGCATTCTTTCTGCACGGACAATGTTGCGTGGATGGCGTTGGGCTACGGTGGTGGCATTTGTCTTTGCCGCAGTGGCGAACCCTCTGCCCAGCCCATGGCCGATGGTGATTCAGGCATTCGTTCTCTTAGCTCTCTATCTCATCGCTGTTGGTATTTCTTGGATACATGATCGGCGTCAGTGA
- a CDS encoding DMSO/selenate family reductase complex A subunit gives MGNSQDRNGDTLDISRRSFIKWSGIATGATTLVTLGGCGTGTSAQAEQKKDAGKLVWSACTVNCGSRCPIKLEVHDGTITRVLPDDTGSDEVGGQSVRACVRGRSIRHRIYNPDRLKKPLKRKPGTKRGEGQWVEISWDQALDEIADKMKEIKSKYGNEAFYVNYGTGTLGSVVSTSWPPDATAFARLLNCWGGYLDHYSDYSTTEITSAYPYFYGSWFGSNSLDDAANSKLQVMFGNNPLETRMSGGGLTFVTQQTRKKSGVRTIVIDPRYSETAVDLADEWIPLRPGTDAALIAGMIHVMLKENLHDQAFLDKYCVGFDEKHMPQGAPANSSYRSYIEGKKDGTEKTPEWASDITGVPADTIRRLAREIAGAKPCAITQGWGPQRHANGENTSRSIFLLAAVTGNIGIVGGGNGARESGQGLPIPKLLTANRPNPSMKIIPVFSWLDAVDHGEKMDTFNSGVMTKPEKGVRDFKVPVDDKGNPTNTKLDVPIKMLWQYGGNSIVNQTGDNNKSVEILQDDSKLELIVDCDIQMTVSCRYADYVLPGTSAAEEFDLHPGENATPMAYGILSSQAIKPLYECKDVYTICSELSERLGVKESFTEGKDREGWLREAVTQAREADPELPTYEQWREMGMFRKNAGSVVSMKDFRDDPAANPLPTPSGKIEIYSQRLEQMAKKWTFDEFREAREGDRLSPLPEYVATWEGALDVRDSAYPIQLIGHHFKARTHSTYGNVDWLREAHIQTVWINPMDAQSRGIKNGDEVFVYNDRGTVKIPAKVTDRIAPGVASLPQGAWYHPVPASEVAPPKGANQKVPVDIGGNTNTLSALHPSPLARGNAVHTIAVQITKVED, from the coding sequence GTGGGAAACTCACAAGACCGCAATGGAGATACGCTCGATATTTCCCGTCGTTCGTTTATTAAGTGGTCTGGTATCGCGACGGGAGCGACGACGCTTGTCACTCTCGGAGGGTGTGGCACGGGCACGTCGGCTCAAGCCGAGCAGAAAAAAGATGCAGGTAAGCTTGTTTGGTCTGCGTGTACCGTGAACTGCGGCTCGCGCTGCCCGATCAAACTTGAAGTGCATGACGGCACGATCACGCGGGTTCTGCCAGATGACACCGGATCGGATGAAGTTGGCGGCCAGAGCGTACGCGCATGTGTACGCGGACGCTCAATTCGCCATCGTATTTACAACCCCGATCGTCTCAAGAAGCCGCTCAAGCGTAAGCCAGGAACCAAGCGTGGTGAAGGCCAGTGGGTGGAAATCTCGTGGGATCAGGCTCTCGATGAGATCGCCGATAAGATGAAGGAAATCAAGTCCAAGTACGGAAATGAAGCCTTCTACGTGAACTACGGAACCGGCACCCTAGGCTCGGTTGTCTCGACCTCATGGCCGCCGGATGCTACCGCGTTCGCCCGACTTCTCAACTGTTGGGGAGGGTACCTGGATCACTACTCGGACTACTCGACCACTGAGATTACTTCGGCATACCCGTACTTCTACGGAAGCTGGTTTGGGTCAAACTCTCTCGATGATGCTGCCAATTCCAAGCTGCAGGTGATGTTCGGTAACAATCCGCTCGAGACGCGCATGTCTGGTGGTGGTCTGACCTTCGTCACTCAGCAGACACGGAAGAAGTCGGGAGTGCGCACAATCGTTATTGATCCGCGTTACTCAGAGACTGCTGTGGATCTTGCTGACGAGTGGATTCCGCTTCGCCCCGGAACAGATGCCGCACTGATTGCCGGCATGATCCACGTGATGCTCAAAGAGAATCTTCACGATCAGGCGTTCCTCGATAAGTACTGCGTGGGCTTTGACGAAAAGCACATGCCGCAAGGTGCTCCTGCCAATTCTTCCTACCGTTCATACATCGAAGGGAAGAAAGATGGCACAGAGAAGACTCCTGAATGGGCATCCGATATTACCGGTGTGCCAGCCGATACGATCCGTCGTCTCGCCCGTGAAATTGCGGGTGCCAAGCCCTGTGCCATCACCCAAGGGTGGGGGCCACAGCGTCATGCGAACGGTGAAAATACCTCCCGTTCAATCTTCCTTCTTGCTGCAGTCACCGGAAATATTGGTATCGTCGGTGGCGGTAACGGCGCGCGCGAAAGCGGCCAAGGCCTGCCGATCCCCAAGCTTCTGACAGCTAACCGTCCTAACCCGTCGATGAAGATCATTCCAGTCTTTAGCTGGCTGGATGCGGTTGACCACGGCGAGAAGATGGACACCTTCAATTCTGGTGTGATGACCAAGCCGGAAAAGGGCGTTCGTGATTTCAAGGTTCCTGTCGATGACAAGGGTAACCCGACGAACACTAAGCTCGATGTGCCGATCAAGATGCTGTGGCAATATGGCGGAAATTCAATCGTTAACCAGACGGGTGATAACAACAAGTCGGTAGAAATTCTCCAGGATGATTCCAAGCTTGAGCTCATTGTCGATTGTGATATCCAGATGACGGTGTCGTGCCGCTACGCAGATTACGTTCTTCCGGGCACATCTGCTGCTGAAGAATTCGATCTTCATCCCGGCGAGAACGCTACTCCAATGGCCTACGGAATCCTCTCGTCGCAAGCGATCAAGCCTCTCTATGAGTGCAAGGACGTCTATACCATTTGTTCGGAGCTATCCGAGCGACTGGGCGTGAAGGAGAGCTTCACTGAAGGGAAAGATCGAGAAGGTTGGTTGCGCGAAGCCGTCACGCAAGCTCGTGAAGCTGATCCCGAGTTGCCTACCTATGAGCAGTGGCGTGAGATGGGCATGTTCCGTAAGAATGCGGGCTCGGTTGTTTCCATGAAGGATTTCCGCGACGATCCAGCAGCAAATCCCTTGCCGACGCCGTCGGGCAAGATCGAAATCTACTCTCAGCGCCTCGAACAGATGGCGAAAAAGTGGACCTTCGATGAGTTCCGGGAGGCTCGTGAGGGTGATCGACTTTCGCCGCTTCCTGAATACGTGGCAACGTGGGAAGGCGCACTTGATGTACGTGATTCCGCTTACCCGATCCAGCTGATCGGTCACCACTTCAAGGCACGTACTCACTCGACCTACGGCAACGTTGACTGGCTGCGCGAAGCACACATCCAAACAGTGTGGATCAACCCGATGGACGCACAATCTCGTGGGATCAAGAACGGTGACGAAGTTTTCGTCTACAACGATCGTGGCACCGTGAAGATCCCAGCGAAGGTCACCGACCGTATTGCTCCAGGTGTTGCATCGCTTCCTCAGGGTGCTTGGTACCACCCAGTTCCTGCCAGTGAAGTCGCGCCGCCAAAGGGGGCAAACCAGAAGGTACCCGTCGATATTGGCGGAAACACGAACACACTGTCGGCGCTCCACCCATCGCCGCTTGCTCGAGGTAACGCGGTGCATACTATCGCCGTCCAGATCACGAAGGTTGAGGACTGA
- a CDS encoding DMSO/selenate family reductase complex B subunit: MSNEYTKPGANYGFYFDQSLCNGCKACQISCKDKHDLPVGVTWRRVVEYSGGSWRIDGNTFVPNVFAYYTSVSCNHCENPVCMEVCPTSAMSRREDGTVYVDDSKCVGCRYCQWACPYGAPQLNPNTGHMTKCDLCYDYRSEGKEPACVSACPSRALDWGPIDELREKYGKADAVAPLPDPSVTKPHLVIHPHRDAQAWDAGTGEITNPEEI; encoded by the coding sequence ATGTCGAATGAATACACCAAGCCAGGGGCCAATTACGGCTTCTACTTTGACCAGTCACTGTGTAACGGGTGCAAGGCATGCCAGATCTCGTGTAAGGACAAGCACGATCTTCCTGTTGGTGTGACCTGGCGACGTGTTGTCGAATACTCGGGCGGAAGCTGGCGTATCGATGGCAACACGTTCGTGCCTAACGTGTTTGCGTACTACACTTCTGTTTCCTGCAACCATTGCGAGAATCCGGTGTGTATGGAGGTCTGCCCGACGTCGGCGATGTCACGTCGCGAAGACGGTACGGTATACGTCGATGACTCAAAGTGTGTCGGCTGCCGTTACTGCCAGTGGGCCTGTCCATACGGCGCGCCGCAGTTGAACCCCAACACGGGGCACATGACCAAGTGTGACCTGTGCTATGACTACCGGTCCGAAGGCAAGGAACCGGCGTGTGTTTCGGCCTGCCCGTCGCGAGCACTCGATTGGGGGCCAATTGACGAACTCCGCGAGAAATATGGAAAGGCTGACGCTGTGGCGCCATTGCCGGATCCATCTGTGACAAAACCACATCTTGTTATCCACCCACACCGTGATGCCCAGGCATGGGACGCAGGAACGGGCGAGATCACGAACCCTGAGGAGATCTGA
- a CDS encoding DUF6457 domain-containing protein, translating to MPRHDDPEKMARMNRWLRTVSAELKLPHDTIEKVQGPLLQLISTVAHGPSRPGAPLTAFLVGYLAASDPSADIDDVVARLELRAKEFVASEGTVTRS from the coding sequence GTGCCTCGACACGATGACCCAGAAAAAATGGCACGTATGAACCGTTGGCTCCGCACGGTATCAGCTGAACTCAAACTTCCCCACGACACAATTGAGAAGGTCCAGGGGCCACTTCTGCAACTGATTTCCACAGTTGCTCACGGGCCATCCCGCCCCGGCGCTCCCCTCACCGCTTTCCTCGTCGGCTACTTAGCCGCGAGCGATCCCAGCGCCGATATCGACGACGTCGTCGCACGTCTCGAGCTACGTGCAAAAGAATTTGTTGCCAGTGAAGGCACTGTCACTCGTTCATAA
- a CDS encoding ATP-binding protein, with the protein MSDHLTSLLRWCGAQDPIGRLVIACQHVDDIRVPRRAVGVVWDGCLQSAEVEELLQILACGIGTITLQGCEHARKLGAIGQSLIGRISFDDAPRHSLFHSQILDLREVPLPRRAAFGLPIDVPLDLKADSAERTLQALDFLGLDAMQIDNSPNTELGGAGMSWPGVSLVADGCDMCAVCVKACSHRAMMIEEVDGHAQLIHDLRACRGCEDCIELCPQRALETGTHADIHTVRSQPRQILIDTRTRRCDRCGTSILATEGKMCKICAFRQTNPFGALDPRLIREQITSNTAEHGTFR; encoded by the coding sequence ATGTCTGACCATCTGACTTCACTCCTTCGTTGGTGCGGGGCACAAGATCCCATTGGACGCCTTGTGATCGCCTGCCAACACGTGGATGATATCCGTGTGCCACGACGCGCAGTCGGAGTAGTCTGGGATGGCTGCCTTCAAAGCGCCGAAGTGGAGGAACTATTACAAATCCTCGCGTGCGGTATCGGTACGATTACCCTTCAAGGGTGCGAACATGCGAGGAAGCTTGGTGCGATCGGACAAAGTCTGATCGGACGTATCTCTTTCGACGATGCACCCAGGCATTCATTGTTCCACTCGCAGATACTTGATCTGCGAGAAGTGCCGCTTCCCAGACGTGCAGCATTTGGGCTCCCTATTGACGTGCCCCTTGATCTGAAAGCCGACAGTGCGGAGCGGACGTTGCAGGCTCTCGACTTTCTTGGTCTTGATGCGATGCAGATCGACAATTCCCCAAACACAGAGCTGGGCGGTGCGGGGATGTCATGGCCGGGAGTATCGCTAGTAGCCGATGGATGTGACATGTGCGCGGTGTGCGTGAAAGCCTGTTCACATCGAGCGATGATGATCGAGGAAGTCGATGGTCATGCTCAGCTCATACACGATCTGCGGGCCTGCCGTGGATGTGAGGACTGTATTGAGCTGTGCCCCCAGCGTGCTCTTGAAACTGGCACACATGCGGATATTCATACCGTGCGCAGCCAACCACGGCAGATACTCATCGATACTCGTACTCGTCGGTGCGATCGCTGTGGAACCTCGATTCTTGCTACCGAGGGTAAAATGTGCAAGATCTGTGCTTTCCGTCAAACAAATCCGTTCGGGGCTCTTGATCCTCGTCTCATACGCGAGCAAATCACCTCGAATACTGCCGAACATGGTACCTTTCGATGA
- a CDS encoding TetR/AcrR family transcriptional regulator, with amino-acid sequence METIELENFSTTPEKDHADPRYLRSRELLRAAAFELALTKRPDDISIAELTKRAGVSRGTFYAHASTPPEFIAHMLLSEIAPILEPIGSVITDHGSDYLRYVRNAYGDLLRSVVKRNDIYRNIFLTSPESTAVAHIAQYLRQIATRYVDSFAHYNAQPLTPLWRFMAIEQQVSNFLVLIRSQLRTNQDVFSESTVNTFMSLVPPWQLARFNSDGRFDMRHVRAGRRDDKHIDGLEH; translated from the coding sequence ATGGAGACGATTGAGTTGGAAAACTTCAGCACAACACCTGAAAAGGATCATGCAGACCCGCGCTATTTGCGCTCTCGTGAACTACTACGTGCCGCCGCTTTTGAGCTTGCACTAACGAAACGGCCAGACGACATTTCGATTGCTGAGTTAACCAAGCGGGCTGGCGTCTCACGAGGAACTTTTTATGCACACGCATCAACCCCTCCCGAATTCATCGCCCACATGCTGTTAAGCGAAATCGCTCCCATACTTGAGCCCATTGGATCGGTGATCACAGATCATGGGAGCGACTACCTCCGTTATGTTCGAAATGCATACGGTGACCTGCTGCGAAGTGTGGTGAAACGTAACGACATCTATCGCAATATCTTCCTCACGAGTCCTGAATCGACCGCTGTCGCACATATCGCGCAATATTTACGCCAGATCGCCACACGATATGTCGATTCCTTCGCGCACTACAATGCCCAACCACTGACACCTTTGTGGCGATTCATGGCCATTGAGCAGCAAGTATCGAATTTTCTTGTCTTGATTCGCTCTCAACTGAGAACGAATCAAGACGTGTTCAGTGAGTCCACAGTCAATACGTTTATGAGCTTGGTTCCGCCGTGGCAACTTGCTAGGTTTAACTCAGATGGACGTTTCGACATGCGCCATGTCCGTGCAGGTCGCCGGGATGACAAACACATTGACGGGCTGGAACACTAA